A single window of Dioscorea cayenensis subsp. rotundata cultivar TDr96_F1 unplaced genomic scaffold, TDr96_F1_v2_PseudoChromosome.rev07_lg8_w22 25.fasta BLBR01000380.1, whole genome shotgun sequence DNA harbors:
- the LOC120254206 gene encoding CBS domain-containing protein CBSX2, chloroplastic-like — MDSLFLSHPISSSSYTTKLLIASPCRRHLPLSCPILTPFFSRLTFVASCRPFAAARPEDLMTSTNSISANSNDFYTVGDFMTRKEELHAVKPTTSIDEAIRTLVEKRITGFPVIDDDWTLVGVVSDYDLLALDSISGSGQIDTSLFPEVDSSWKTFNEIQKLLSKTYGKVIGDVMTTNPLVVRETTNLEDAARLLLKTKYRRLPVVDSEGKLVGIITRGNVVRAALQINRTSEISES; from the exons ATGGATTCCCTCTTCCTCTCCCACCCAATCTCCTCCTCTTCCTACACCACCAAGCTCCTCATCGCTTCCCCATGCCGGAGACATTTGCCTCTCTCTTGCCCTATCCTCACTCCGTTCTTCTCCAGATTGACCTTTGTCGCATCTTGCCGCCCTTTCGCTGCTGCCCGTCCCGAGGACTTGATGACCAGCACCAATTCCATCTCG GCAAATAGTAATGATTTTTATACAGTAGGTGATTTTATGACTAGAAAGGAAGAGTTGCATGCTGTCAAGCCTACAACATCAATTGATGAAG CAATTCGGACTTTGGTGGAGAAAAGGATCACTGGTTTTCCTGTGATTGATGACGACTGGACTTTG GTTGGCGTTGTTTCAGATTATGATTTGTTGGCATTGGACTCCAtctcag GTAGTGGGCAAATTGATACAAGCTTGTTTCCAGAGGTTGATAGCTCATGGAAA ACATTCAATGAGATCCAGAAGCTTCTAAGCAAAACCTATGGTAAAGTTATCGGTGATGTAATGACAACTAACCCTCTTGTTGTCCGTGAAACAACTAATCTCGAAGATGCAGCA AGATTATTACTCAAGACAAAATATCGAAGACTACCCGTGGTTGATAGTGAAGGCAAATTG GTTGGGATTATTACCAGAGGAAATGTTGTTAGAGCAGCACTGCAGATAAACCGTACAAGTGAAATTTCTGAGAGCTAG